TTAACCTTAAAAGCTCTTTTGCTAAAGAATTTAAATTAATCCTATCGCCAAATTCAATCTTTAAACACTTTAAATCATCTTTATTAGGGAGTGGTTTTTTAATAGTATTAATAGGTATTATTAAAATCTTTTTATCTTGATAATCGTAATAATCACTTAAAACTTTTGAAATATCAAATAATTCCATAGAAAACGAGCGTAAATCGTCATTAATCTCTGCTCTAAAATCAGGTAAAATAAAACTATTTATCCCTAAATATAAAGCTACATTTGATAAAGATTTTGCTTCGTTTAAGTCTTCACATATAATAATTTTTGCATAATTTTTATTATTTATTAAATACTCATAAAGATTTGCTTGCATAAAATCTCAAAAACCTTTCTACTAGCATAAAAGAGCCGAAAACTGCATAATTTTTATCTGTATCAAAATCACTAAAATCACTACATTTAATGTCTAATTCTTTGCAAATCTCTTTAACATTTGCTAAGGCTCTATGTTCGCTTTCATAGTTAAAAACCAAAACTTCATTAATACTTGGCTTTAAAATATTTAAAATATCTTTTACATCTTTATTGGCAAAAAAATTAGCAATTAAACTAACTTTAGTTGAGAATTGTTTTTTAATTTCCTGATTTAAATTCTTTGCAGCTGCAGCGTTATGTCCTACATCTATTATTAAATTACTTGCTAGTTTTTCACATCTTGCTCTTAAATCTAATTTAATTGCTCTGCCTATATAAAAATGTTTTTCTAGCTCAAAATATGCAAGTTGAGCTAAGCTAAAATTATGTTTTAAAAACTCACTTTCATCAAGACATAATTTTGAATAATCAGCATTTAAAAAACTAGCCTTAACTCCTTTTTGAATGGCAGCTTTTAATATCATCTCATTTTTATTAGCAAAAATATTAACACCGCACATTGCTTTAATTTTGGTTCTAAAAATATCATCTAAATTAGAACCTAAAATATCAGCATGGTCAATACTAATCGGAGTAAATACACATAAATCTCTTTTAAAAATACTTGTAGCATCGTATTCTCCACCAAGTCCAGCTTCAAAAATAACATAATCACACTCACTAAAAACAATAGGTGATAAAAAACATAAATATTCAAAATAGCTAAGATTTTCTTTTAAATCAAGCTTTTTTAATTTATCTTGCAAAATATTATGAGCTATATCTAAATCAATATCTTGCATAACTTGATTTTGAAATATACTAAATCTTTCTTTGTAAGAAAATATATGTGGACTTATAAAATGCCCTACTTTATACCCGCTATCACTAAGCATTAAAGCAAGGTATCTTCCCGTGCTACCTTTACCATTAGTGCCTAAAATTTGCACTACTTTTGTATCAAAATCATAATTTAGCAAATGCTTAAATCTATGAGCCTTAAAAAGGTCAAATTTCTCGTAAAATTCCGCTAAATTATCTAAATAATTTGAAAGTTTATTACACACCATTATTTTAAATTTAACATTAAAGCAAATTCATCAAATGCTTTCTTACTAGCTAAATTTATAGCTCTACTTTTTTGCTCGTCACTTAAAACACTAATAGAATTAGTATTAAAAATATGCTCTCCACTTACTTGTATAATCTTAGTTTCTTTATTTTTTAAAGTAACTTCAAACTCCAGTAAAATAATAGCTTTATAGCTTTTAGCATAACCTAATTCATCATAGTATAAAACCACAAAATCACTATTTAATACTTTTAATGTAATTTTAGTATCTGCATCATCAACAATATTTTTATGTAAATAATGCTGTAGATAATCAATAAAATTATCATTTAAAATTAAACTATTTCTAGGATCAGCCTTATTAATTAATGTTTTTACACAAACATCATCGCCTAAAACATTGCTTGTAGCTACATTCAAAGGTGTATAGCCACAAGCACAAAAAAACAATGCAAAACTTAAAAATATTTTTTTCATTTAATTACAATATTTACCAATTTATTAGGAATATAAATTTCTTTTACGATAATCTTATCTTCTAACCATTTAGCTGCTTTATCTTTTGCTATTTTGATAATTTCATCTTGATTAGCATTTGCATCAACTTCAATCTCTGCTCTATTTTTACCATTAATGCTTATTCCAAGTTTTATTGTATCGCTTACAAATACTTCTTCTTTTAATTCATAAGTTTTAATATTAGTTCTATTAAATAATTTCTCACTTAACTCACTTGCTAAATGCGGGATAATTGGGTCAAGTATACTTAAAATTATTGCAAAACCTTCACTTAAAACTTCATCACTACTTGCGTTATTTAAAGCATTTAAGCCTTCCATACAAGCAGCTATTAATGTATTAAATGCGTAAGTTTTATTAAATACATCATCAGCCTTTTTTAAAGCTTCATATACTTTAAGTCTTGCTAATTTATCATCTTTGCTAAGATTTGCATGATTTATATTACTAAAATCAACTACATTAATCCCTAAAGCCTTATCATAAAGTCTATTTAAAAATCTATAAGCACCTTCAACCGCACTATCATTCCATTCTAATTCTTTTTGAGGTGGTGCAGCAAAAAGTATGAAAAGTCTTGCAGTATCAGCTCCGTAATTTTTAATAATATCATCAGGATCAACCGTATTACCCTTGCTTTTACTCATCTTAGCACCATCTTTTAAAACCATACCTTGAGTAAGTAAGCGTTCAAACGGCTCATCTACATTTAAATATCCTAAATCCCTTAGAGCTTTTTGGAAAAATCTAGCATATAATAAGTGTAAAATCGCGTGTTCAATACCGCCAATATATTGATCTACATTCATCCAATATTTTGCTTCATCATCAATTGCTTTTGTATTCCAATTGCTAGGATTACTTGCAAATCTTGCAAAATACCAAGAACTTTGGAAAAATGTATCCATTGTATCGCTCTCTCTAATTGCGTCTTTTCCACATTTAGGGCATTTACATTGTTTAAATGTAGGGTGTTTTTCAAGTGGATTTCCTTCTCCATCAATTACTACATCTTCAGGTAAAGCTACTGGTAAATTATTCTCAACTACACTTCCACAAGTATCGCATTTAACAATCGGAATAGGAGCTCCCCAGTATCTTTGACGAGATATACCCCAATCTCTTAATTTATAATTGATTATACTTTTACCGATTTTTCTATTTTCAAATTCTTTAGCAATTGCAATTCTAGCACTAGCACTATCTAAGCCACTAAATTCTGCACTATCAAATAAAATTCCATATTCAGTAAAAGGCTCATTATCTTTTTTATTTTCGCCATTTATTACATATTTTATATTTAAATTATATTTTTTAGCAAACTCAAAATCTCTTTCATCGTGAGCTGGAACTGCCATAACAGCACCGCTACCATAATCAGCTAAAACGAAATTTGCTACCCATACAGGTAATTTTTCTTTAGTTATTGGATGAATTGCATAAATACCTAAAAATACGCCTTCTTTTTCACTTTGAGCTCTATTTTTAGCACTCATATTTTGCATAGCTTTAATTTTGTCTTTATCATTTTCACTTATTAAATTAGTTTCTAAAACTTTTTTAGTAATTTCATGTTCAGGTGCTAAAGCAAAATAAGAAAGTCCGAAAATCGTATCAGCACGGGTTGTAAATACGCTAAATTTTAATCCATCTAAATCTTTATTAGAACTTGATACATCTAATTCAAATTCCAATCCATCGCTTTTGCCTATCCAGTTTTCTTGCATTGTTAAAACTTGATTTGGCCATTTATCTTCTAAATATTTTAAATCTTTTAATAATTCTTCAGCATATTTTGTAATTCTTACATAATAGCCATTCATAGATTTTTGCTCTACTTCATGACCACATCTCCAGCATTTGCCATCTTCAACTTGTTCGTTTGCTAAAACGGTTTTATCATTATCACACCAATTTACATTAGCTTTTTTTGTATAAATTAGACCTGCTTCATACATTTTTGCAAAAATTTCTTGCTCAAATTTAGTATAAATCTCATCACTTGTAGCAAGCAATCTTGTCTTAGAAAACGAAAAACCTAAAGAATAAAGCTCTTTTTTCATATAATCAATATTTTCATAAGTCCATTTTTTAGGATGAAGCCCATATTTTATAGCAGCATTTTCAGCAGGCATACCAAAACTATCAAACCCTAGTGGGTGTAAAACATTATAGCCCATAGTTCTAAAGCGTCTTGCTAAAGCATCACCTATTGCATAATTTCTTACATGTCCCATATGGATTTTACCACTTGGATATGGAAACATTGATAATATATATTTTTTTTCTTTACTAAAATCATTACTAGGTTCGTAATAATTCTCTTTATCCCAAATTTCTTGCCATTTTTTCTCAACTTCTTTTGCGTTATACATAAATTAGTCCTTAAAATTCATCTTTATTTTTAATAGCTTCAATTAATACTAAAATAAGTGTAAATATATTTGATATTACAGCACCTATTGTCATACTATATACCAAATCACTCATACTAGTTCCATAAATTTGAGTTAAAACAAAAGCTATTATTAAATGCACATCAGTTACAAGTGAACTTGCAAAAATCTCTGTACTTAATGTCTTTTTAACTCCAATTTTTAACAATGTTGAAATTAAATTTATACTAGCAGCTAAAAATAACGCTATAGGATTTTGTTCGTACAAAAAACCAGCGGTAGTAGTTAAGCTCATCAATGTAAAAAATATATGAATAACTCTACCTAAATTCATTATAATTGTCCTTTTTCATACATTGCTCTTAGGCGTTCTTTTTCTTCTTTTTTCTTGATTTTATCAAGTTCTTTAGCTCTATAATTACTAACGCTAAAATTAAACCACATTAAAAGTGGGCTTGCTACAAAAATTGAACTTAAAGTTCCTGCAATAACCCCAACTATTAAAGCAAGAGAAAAACCGTGTATCATATCTCCACCATAAAAAAACAAAATTAAAACCGTAAAGAGTGTTGTTCCTGATGTAAGAGTTGTTCTTGATAGGGTTACTGATACGCTTTCGTTAATAATACTGCCTAAATTAGTGCTTTTACTCTCTTTTATGCTTTCACGAATTCTATCAAAAATAATAATTGTATCATTTAGTGAATAGCCTAAAACGGTTAAAATAGCTGCTAAAGTATCAAGATTAACATCAATTTGAAAAAGAGAAATCGCTCCAATAACTATTACAATATCGTGAATTTCACTAATAATTGCAGCCATAGCAAAACGCCATTCAAACCTAATAGCTATATACACTAAAATAAGTGCAAAAGATACCAAAATAGCCATTAAACCTTTTTGTCTTAATTCTCCACCAACTTTTGGTCCAACAATATCAACTCTTCTTAGCTCAATATCGCCTGTTGAAGATAACATTTTTACAATAGTATCTCCTACATCTTTACCCAAGCTATCACTTGAACTTGAAAATCTAATTACTACTTCATCACTACTTCCAAACTCCGTAACGCTAGCACCTTTTAAAGCTTCATTTTGATTTAAGATATTACGAATATCATCTAAAGGAGCATTTTTATTAGTGTATTTTATCTGAACTAAAGTCCCACCACTAAAATCAATTCCGTAATTTAGACCTTGTGTAAATAATAAAATAATAGAGCCAATAACTAAAACAAAAGATAAGCCAATAGATGCAAATCTAAGCCTCATAAAATCATATATTTTTTTACTAGAAAATACTT
This portion of the Campylobacter sp. MG1 genome encodes:
- a CDS encoding Mur ligase family protein, whose protein sequence is MVCNKLSNYLDNLAEFYEKFDLFKAHRFKHLLNYDFDTKVVQILGTNGKGSTGRYLALMLSDSGYKVGHFISPHIFSYKERFSIFQNQVMQDIDLDIAHNILQDKLKKLDLKENLSYFEYLCFLSPIVFSECDYVIFEAGLGGEYDATSIFKRDLCVFTPISIDHADILGSNLDDIFRTKIKAMCGVNIFANKNEMILKAAIQKGVKASFLNADYSKLCLDESEFLKHNFSLAQLAYFELEKHFYIGRAIKLDLRARCEKLASNLIIDVGHNAAAAKNLNQEIKKQFSTKVSLIANFFANKDVKDILNILKPSINEVLVFNYESEHRALANVKEICKELDIKCSDFSDFDTDKNYAVFGSFMLVERFLRFYASKSL
- the leuS gene encoding leucine--tRNA ligase, with protein sequence MYNAKEVEKKWQEIWDKENYYEPSNDFSKEKKYILSMFPYPSGKIHMGHVRNYAIGDALARRFRTMGYNVLHPLGFDSFGMPAENAAIKYGLHPKKWTYENIDYMKKELYSLGFSFSKTRLLATSDEIYTKFEQEIFAKMYEAGLIYTKKANVNWCDNDKTVLANEQVEDGKCWRCGHEVEQKSMNGYYVRITKYAEELLKDLKYLEDKWPNQVLTMQENWIGKSDGLEFELDVSSSNKDLDGLKFSVFTTRADTIFGLSYFALAPEHEITKKVLETNLISENDKDKIKAMQNMSAKNRAQSEKEGVFLGIYAIHPITKEKLPVWVANFVLADYGSGAVMAVPAHDERDFEFAKKYNLNIKYVINGENKKDNEPFTEYGILFDSAEFSGLDSASARIAIAKEFENRKIGKSIINYKLRDWGISRQRYWGAPIPIVKCDTCGSVVENNLPVALPEDVVIDGEGNPLEKHPTFKQCKCPKCGKDAIRESDTMDTFFQSSWYFARFASNPSNWNTKAIDDEAKYWMNVDQYIGGIEHAILHLLYARFFQKALRDLGYLNVDEPFERLLTQGMVLKDGAKMSKSKGNTVDPDDIIKNYGADTARLFILFAAPPQKELEWNDSAVEGAYRFLNRLYDKALGINVVDFSNINHANLSKDDKLARLKVYEALKKADDVFNKTYAFNTLIAACMEGLNALNNASSDEVLSEGFAIILSILDPIIPHLASELSEKLFNRTNIKTYELKEEVFVSDTIKLGISINGKNRAEIEVDANANQDEIIKIAKDKAAKWLEDKIIVKEIYIPNKLVNIVIK
- a CDS encoding DUF6394 family protein yields the protein MNLGRVIHIFFTLMSLTTTAGFLYEQNPIALFLAASINLISTLLKIGVKKTLSTEIFASSLVTDVHLIIAFVLTQIYGTSMSDLVYSMTIGAVISNIFTLILVLIEAIKNKDEF
- the secF gene encoding protein translocase subunit SecF, whose protein sequence is MQVFSSKKIYDFMRLRFASIGLSFVLVIGSIILLFTQGLNYGIDFSGGTLVQIKYTNKNAPLDDIRNILNQNEALKGASVTEFGSSDEVVIRFSSSSDSLGKDVGDTIVKMLSSTGDIELRRVDIVGPKVGGELRQKGLMAILVSFALILVYIAIRFEWRFAMAAIISEIHDIVIVIGAISLFQIDVNLDTLAAILTVLGYSLNDTIIIFDRIRESIKESKSTNLGSIINESVSVTLSRTTLTSGTTLFTVLILFFYGGDMIHGFSLALIVGVIAGTLSSIFVASPLLMWFNFSVSNYRAKELDKIKKKEEKERLRAMYEKGQL